The following are encoded together in the Flammeovirga agarivorans genome:
- a CDS encoding serine protein kinase, which produces MNAANDQNEFKKLFAAYRKNKSVEEETMSFLDYLEEVQKDTDLADLAHKRMFKAITNQGFNVLDTEKDVRLRRIFGPHSKLKSYNFFKDEFFGIEKVLQKLVRYFHSASLKGEESRQVLFLVGPVGAGKSSLIEKLKSGLEQSKPFYFLEGSPMNTNPLCAIPQDLRPEMESRLGVEIEGELDPVTQHILDHDFKGDFTKFKVVKRSFSIRKRMGVGMVPPVDPNNQDTSVLIGSEDISKLDRYSEDDPRVLTLNGAFNVGNRGLVEFIEVFKNEIEYLHVMLTATQEKRIPAPGKHGMIYFDGVILAHSNEAEWNRFKADHTNEAILDRIVKIEVPYVLELSEEIKIYQKIIGKSDFNAHIAPHSLEIASMFAILTRLKPTNKCDLLTKLKLYNGDEVTENGQSKRINVMELKEEVEDEGMSGISTRFIMKSLDNALSDTETNTIHPIAVLDALQNKLKEEPMPGDIKDHYMHILKDILYKEYLKMLEGDITKAFVHAYDEQAESLFQNYLDHVEAYVLKRKVTGANNEELDPDVKFLESIEQQIGISGTAADGFRQDVMSYVTHILRRNGELHYTSYEPLKEAIEKKLMASVKDITRIILKAKTRDDSQKSKYDAMVSQMINMGYNEESVEAVLSFASNNLWKD; this is translated from the coding sequence ATGAATGCTGCAAATGATCAAAACGAGTTTAAAAAGCTCTTTGCCGCCTACCGAAAGAATAAATCGGTAGAGGAGGAAACCATGTCTTTCCTAGACTACTTGGAAGAAGTGCAAAAAGATACCGACTTAGCGGATCTAGCTCACAAGAGAATGTTTAAAGCAATTACAAACCAAGGCTTTAATGTTCTTGATACCGAGAAAGATGTCCGACTGAGAAGGATTTTTGGACCACACTCCAAACTAAAAAGTTATAATTTCTTTAAGGACGAGTTTTTCGGTATTGAAAAAGTATTGCAAAAGCTCGTCCGTTATTTTCACTCAGCATCCCTAAAAGGTGAAGAAAGTAGACAGGTATTATTTTTAGTAGGACCTGTGGGGGCGGGTAAATCTTCGCTGATTGAAAAGCTGAAAAGTGGTTTAGAACAATCCAAGCCATTTTATTTCTTAGAAGGGTCACCAATGAATACGAATCCTTTATGTGCGATACCACAAGATTTACGTCCCGAAATGGAAAGTCGCCTTGGCGTTGAAATTGAAGGAGAACTAGACCCAGTTACTCAACACATCTTAGACCATGACTTTAAAGGCGACTTTACCAAATTTAAAGTTGTAAAACGTTCTTTCTCTATTCGTAAAAGAATGGGAGTCGGAATGGTACCACCTGTAGACCCTAACAACCAAGACACCTCTGTACTTATTGGCTCCGAAGACATTTCTAAACTAGACCGTTACAGTGAAGACGACCCTAGAGTTTTAACTCTAAATGGTGCTTTCAATGTAGGAAATAGAGGTTTAGTTGAATTCATTGAGGTTTTCAAAAACGAAATTGAATACCTACATGTAATGCTTACCGCAACACAAGAAAAACGTATACCAGCACCAGGTAAACATGGTATGATATACTTTGACGGTGTGATCCTTGCTCACTCGAATGAAGCAGAATGGAATCGTTTTAAAGCAGACCATACCAATGAAGCTATTTTAGATAGAATTGTTAAAATCGAAGTACCGTATGTTCTAGAGCTGTCGGAGGAAATCAAGATTTATCAAAAAATCATTGGTAAATCGGACTTCAATGCACACATCGCACCACACTCGTTAGAAATCGCTTCAATGTTTGCCATTCTAACTAGGTTAAAGCCTACCAACAAATGCGATCTATTGACGAAGCTGAAGCTTTACAATGGTGATGAAGTCACAGAAAATGGGCAATCCAAACGTATCAACGTGATGGAGCTTAAAGAAGAAGTTGAAGACGAAGGAATGAGCGGTATTTCAACCCGTTTCATCATGAAGTCTTTAGATAATGCCCTATCTGACACAGAAACAAATACAATCCATCCTATTGCTGTTTTAGATGCTCTACAAAACAAATTGAAAGAAGAGCCTATGCCAGGTGATATTAAGGACCACTACATGCATATCCTTAAGGATATTCTTTATAAGGAATACCTGAAAATGCTTGAAGGTGATATCACAAAAGCATTTGTTCATGCTTATGATGAGCAGGCTGAATCATTATTCCAAAACTATTTAGATCATGTTGAAGCCTATGTACTGAAGAGAAAAGTTACAGGGGCCAATAATGAAGAACTTGACCCAGATGTTAAGTTCCTAGAGTCCATTGAACAACAAATCGGTATATCAGGAACAGCTGCAGATGGATTCCGTCAGGATGTAATGAGTTATGTAACGCATATTCTCAGAAGAAATGGAGAATTACATTACACAAGTTATGAACCTCTAAAAGAAGCTATTGAGAAAAAATTGATGGCGTCTGTTAAAGACATCACCAGAATTATTCTTAAAGCCAAAACTAGAGACGACTCACAGAAATCAAAATATGATGCTATGGTATCCCAAATGATAAATATGGGATATAATGAAGAAAGCGTTGAAGCGGTGTTATCATTCGCTTCAAACAACCTATGGAAAGATTAG
- a CDS encoding YeaH/YhbH family protein codes for MAIFKEFSKQKRDRSAADRQRHKELVKEKIKKGIADVIAEESIIGQDKDKKIKVPIKGIKEYRFVFGSNKGKGAAQGTGKEQKGQVIQDQNAQQQKGKGKGEAGSDPGEDIYETEITLEEAIQFMFEDLELPDMDQKKYFQTDTEVMRKLLGYQKKGIRARLSKRKTMMNRIKRMKAKGIDSKALYESKDSSFPFHNDDLVYRRLQVDTEEHSNAVVLCLMDTSGSMDQAKKYLARSFYFMLYTFLQTRYENTEIIFIAHHTEAKEVTEDEFFHKGESGGTIISSAYNKALEIIEERYNPLLWNIYAFHCSDGDNFSSDNKKAIESAVKLSNVCNLFGYGEIKPDVGYSWSSMIDEYKKIEEDNFICLRMRTKEAVWPALQKFLRKDKSNTLMD; via the coding sequence ATGGCTATTTTTAAAGAATTCAGCAAACAGAAAAGAGATCGTTCTGCTGCTGATAGGCAACGCCATAAAGAACTTGTAAAAGAAAAAATCAAGAAAGGTATTGCTGATGTTATAGCAGAAGAATCGATCATTGGTCAAGACAAAGACAAAAAGATTAAGGTTCCCATTAAAGGGATCAAAGAGTACCGATTTGTCTTCGGGTCTAACAAAGGAAAAGGTGCAGCACAAGGCACTGGTAAAGAACAAAAAGGGCAAGTAATACAAGACCAAAATGCCCAACAACAAAAAGGCAAAGGAAAAGGTGAAGCAGGCAGTGACCCTGGTGAAGATATCTATGAAACCGAAATCACACTAGAAGAAGCCATTCAGTTTATGTTTGAAGACTTGGAATTACCTGATATGGATCAGAAAAAGTACTTCCAGACAGATACTGAGGTGATGCGTAAACTGCTTGGCTATCAGAAAAAAGGAATTAGAGCCCGACTTTCAAAACGAAAAACTATGATGAATAGGATAAAGCGTATGAAAGCTAAAGGCATTGATAGCAAAGCATTATATGAAAGTAAAGATTCTTCTTTCCCTTTCCATAATGATGACCTAGTATACCGTAGGCTGCAAGTTGACACTGAAGAACATTCTAATGCAGTTGTTCTTTGTCTTATGGATACATCTGGATCTATGGATCAAGCAAAAAAGTACTTAGCAAGAAGTTTTTACTTTATGCTGTATACTTTTTTACAGACACGGTATGAAAACACTGAAATCATTTTTATCGCTCACCATACTGAAGCCAAAGAAGTGACCGAAGATGAGTTTTTCCACAAAGGAGAATCCGGAGGTACTATTATTTCCTCAGCATATAACAAAGCCTTAGAAATTATTGAAGAACGATATAATCCACTACTATGGAACATTTATGCTTTCCATTGTTCAGATGGTGATAACTTTTCTTCTGATAATAAGAAGGCTATCGAAAGTGCTGTGAAGCTAAGTAATGTCTGCAACTTGTTTGGCTATGGAGAAATTAAACCTGATGTCGGTTACTCATGGTCTTCCATGATTGATGAATACAAAAAAATCGAGGAAGACAACTTCATTTGTTTAAGAATGAGAACAAAAGAAGCCGTTTGGCCTGCACTTCAGAAATTTCTCAGAAAAGATAAAAGTAATACACTTATGGATTAA
- a CDS encoding SpoVR family protein, giving the protein MDWVLKDLAKWNDKIEEIAQECGLDYYPQEFEVCDYHDMLGYQSYVGMPSRYPHWSFGKSFEKQNTMYKLGMSGLAYEMVINSNPCLAYLMIDNPLSMQILVMAHVYGHNDFFKNNINFSKTRAEYALEMFKLNADRIRSFHETPSIGYEGVERILDAAHAISFHVDRNQRIVRLSEEEQRIQHFQHVNREKDNWDELKKPEKDEDFIPALSEDLMLFLIENSRFLQSWEKEILRIVREETLYFLPQMETKIMNEGWASFWHYTILHKLNLPPAMHVDFIRSHNQVIRPHVGGLNPYHIGFTLMAHLAGKKDAFEYEINPKIFDVRTVDRDASFLRRFLTKELMEELGLFEYEKNQGRITVSNTSDDFKGWKDVRDTLIAQTGTGSIPVIKVKGIAPISNSLMLVHEFDGRELELGYVSKTMEHIATLWSDFPVKLETTVDGHEVTCIYANKEFRVEGIDRDETETEYTHI; this is encoded by the coding sequence ATGGATTGGGTATTAAAAGATTTAGCAAAATGGAACGATAAGATTGAAGAAATTGCCCAAGAATGTGGTTTAGACTATTACCCTCAAGAATTTGAAGTATGTGATTACCATGACATGCTTGGGTACCAATCTTACGTAGGGATGCCTTCAAGATATCCCCATTGGAGTTTTGGAAAATCGTTTGAAAAACAAAATACCATGTACAAATTGGGAATGAGTGGCCTAGCTTACGAAATGGTTATTAACTCAAATCCCTGTCTTGCCTATTTAATGATAGACAACCCGTTATCAATGCAAATTTTGGTAATGGCCCATGTATATGGACATAATGACTTCTTCAAAAACAATATAAATTTCTCTAAAACAAGAGCTGAATATGCTCTAGAAATGTTTAAACTTAACGCTGACCGTATTCGTTCTTTTCATGAAACACCTAGTATTGGATATGAAGGTGTTGAAAGAATTTTAGATGCTGCTCATGCTATTAGTTTTCATGTTGACAGAAACCAACGCATTGTGCGCTTGTCTGAAGAAGAGCAAAGAATTCAACATTTTCAACATGTAAATAGAGAAAAAGACAATTGGGACGAACTCAAAAAACCTGAAAAAGATGAGGACTTTATTCCTGCCCTCTCAGAAGACTTGATGTTATTCCTTATAGAAAATAGTCGCTTTCTACAAAGTTGGGAAAAAGAAATCCTACGCATCGTAAGAGAAGAAACGTTATACTTTCTACCTCAAATGGAAACAAAGATTATGAATGAAGGTTGGGCCAGTTTCTGGCATTATACTATACTTCATAAACTTAACCTTCCTCCTGCTATGCATGTGGATTTTATCAGATCCCACAATCAAGTGATACGTCCTCATGTCGGTGGTCTTAATCCATATCACATTGGATTTACTTTAATGGCACACCTTGCAGGAAAAAAGGACGCTTTCGAATATGAAATCAATCCTAAAATATTTGATGTAAGAACTGTGGATAGAGATGCTTCTTTCTTAAGGAGATTCCTCACCAAAGAATTAATGGAAGAGTTGGGGCTTTTTGAGTACGAAAAAAACCAAGGAAGAATCACTGTCTCTAATACATCAGATGACTTCAAAGGATGGAAAGATGTTAGAGATACTTTGATTGCTCAAACAGGAACAGGTAGTATACCAGTGATAAAAGTGAAAGGAATTGCTCCTATTTCAAATTCACTAATGCTTGTACATGAGTTTGACGGTAGAGAACTTGAACTGGGATATGTAAGTAAAACCATGGAACATATCGCTACTTTATGGTCCGATTTTCCGGTAAAACTAGAAACTACTGTCGATGGACATGAAGTAACATGTATATACGCCAACAAAGAGTTTCGAGTCGAAGGTATAGATCGGGATGAAACCGAAACAGAATATACGCACATCTAA